The sequence below is a genomic window from Chryseobacterium foetidum.
AGTTACCTGCAAGAAAACTCCGGAAGGCTGGATTTTAAACGGACAGAAAAAATGGATCGGGAACGCCACTTTTGCAGACATCATTATTATTTGGGCCAGAGATTTAGATGACGGTGAGGTGAAAGGTTTTATTGTAGAAAAAGATAATCCAGGTTACTCGGTCGAAAAAATAAGAGGAAAAATGGCTTTGAGAATTGTTCAAAATGGTTTGATTACATTGAAAGATTGTGTTGTCACTGAAGAAAACCGTTTACAGAATGCCAATTCGTTCAAAGACACCGCAAAAGTTTTGAGAATGACACGAGCCGGCGTTGCCTGGATGGCGACAGGATGTGCAAGAGGTGCTTACGAAAGTGCTTTGGACTATACAAGAACCAGAGAACAGTTCGGAAAACCTATTGCTTCATTCCAAATGATTCAGGGACATCTGGTGGAGATGCTTTCTAACCTTACCGCTATGCAGACGATGGTTTTCAGGCTTTCTGAAATGCAGGATGAAGGTACTTTAAAAGATGAGCACGCTTCCCTCGCAAAAGTTTTCTGTACATTAAGAACAAGAGATGTCGTTTCCAGAGCTCGTGAAGTGATGGGCGGAAACGGAATTCTGCTTGAATACGATGTCGCAAGATTCGTAGCAGACGCAGAAGCGATCTATTCTTACGAAGGAACAAAAGAAATCAACTCACTGATTGTGGGCCGTTCAATTACAGGTTTCAGCGCATTTGTGTAAAGGTCAATAGTGAATTGTGAGTTTTGCTCGCAAGTGAATTAAATATTGACGAGCCAAGCGAATTCACAATTCACAATTCACATTCCTATTTCAGCAAAGCTTTATATTTCTCTTTGTTATCAGCAATCATCCAAAGATTGATTAAAAACAAAACTCCGGCAATTGACATTCCTGTCGTTGATTTGTCGATAGTGAAAACGTGAAGAATAATTCCGACCATTACCGGAAAGATCACAATAGCACCCAAAGCCCGTGTTTTTGGGAAGATGAACAGTAATCCGCCAATAATTTCTACTGCTCCTACCAAAGGCATCAG
It includes:
- a CDS encoding acyl-CoA dehydrogenase family protein, yielding MSKTFSKIRNAIELFKSIDFDQLSEISQKVNLPKLMENFSKLDDKQLSGMMKMLDPNKKTRELPPINGDFYDVYHTLTPEQREVQQKVRDFMEKEVKPLVNHYWLRDEFPHELIPKFQKLDICGVTYEGYGCKGMPFLMEGVIAMEMARIDASIATFFGVQSGLSMGSIYICGSEEQKQKWLPQMQKFEKIGAFGLTEPEVGSGAAGGLTVTCKKTPEGWILNGQKKWIGNATFADIIIIWARDLDDGEVKGFIVEKDNPGYSVEKIRGKMALRIVQNGLITLKDCVVTEENRLQNANSFKDTAKVLRMTRAGVAWMATGCARGAYESALDYTRTREQFGKPIASFQMIQGHLVEMLSNLTAMQTMVFRLSEMQDEGTLKDEHASLAKVFCTLRTRDVVSRAREVMGGNGILLEYDVARFVADAEAIYSYEGTKEINSLIVGRSITGFSAFV
- a CDS encoding DoxX family protein, with the protein product MKIVKFIICLLFGLMFVNAGLDKFLHYMPMPEITPEQMKIFDAFNKLHWLMPLVGAVEIIGGLLFIFPKTRALGAIVIFPVMVGIILHVFTIDKSTTGMSIAGVLFLINLWMIADNKEKYKALLK